The Stenotrophomonas maltophilia genome segment GACCGTTGTACGCTTTGGCGTTGTTGCCGAGTGCGGTGCTGATGCCGAAGCTGCCGTTCTCTGCGGTGGCACCTCTGCCCAACGCCAAGGTCGTCGCATCGATGCGGCTCGTCGCAGCCTGAGCGATTGACTTGACCGCGGCCAGTTCGCCCGTGACATCGCCTGCGGTCTTCTCCACGGCCGAGAGCCGGGTATTGGTCTGGAACAACTGGTTGCCGGTGACGGCATCGGCGCTGCCTGAAGCCACTACACCATCAGCAACGTACTGGATCTTCCGCTTCCTGCTGGCGCTACCGACCGATACGGAGCTGGTCGAAGCGGTTACCGAACCGGCGCCAATCGCGACGGCGTCCTCATGCCCAGCATGTGCGCTGTTTCCAAGGGCCAGCGAACTGATGCCCGTTGCCCTGGCTAGATTACCCACTGCGGTAGCGAACTTCGCCGTGGCCTGCGTGCCTCGTCCCAAGGCCGTGGTCTGCTGGGCGCCCGCGATACTGCTCTTTCCGAAGGCGGTGCTCAATTCCTCATTGGCGACGGCATCGGAGCCGATTGCAACGGAGAAGTTTCCCCCTGCAACTGCCTTGTGTCCCATGGCCACGGCGCCATGCGCACTCCGGGTACCGGACCCGACCGAGACCCCTCCTGTCCTGCCATTGACCTTGTTTCCTGATACATCTACGCCTGCGCGTGCGTCGTCGCCGAGCGCAACGCTCGCCCCGTTGTAGCTCTTGGCGCTATTGCCCAGCGATGTATTCGCCCCATAGGAAACATCCGACTCTGCCACTGCCCCTTTGCCAAGCGCCAGCGCCGCCGCATCCACCCGATTGCTGGCGGATTCAGCCAGTGTATGAGTCGCGAACAACTGTTTCCCAGTAACGGCATCCGTGCTCGTGGCATTCAAGCGCCCGTCAGCCACATTGACGATGCGGCGCCTGTTCCTGCTGCTTCCAACCGCAACGACCCCTTGTTCGGTTGCTTCCGAGTTGGGGCCGAGCGCGACGGAGTCTGCGGCAGAGACCACCGCCCTGTGGCCGATTGCCACGCCGTGGTAATCCGCATGCGCACTTCCACCCAGCGCAATCGCTCCCGAATAGCCGGTGCGTCCCGCGGAGGCACCACTGCCAATGGCTATGGCGTCGTTATAGGTGGACGTTGCGTCGTTTCCGATCGCCATTCCGCCAATGCCATTAGTCGTCGCGAACGCGCCCAGCGCGACGCTGTAGCCCTTGTTGTTGATTGCACGGTAGCCAAATGACGCTGAGCGATCGCCGTAGGACTTGGCTTCAATGCCAAACACCGTGCTTTCCGAGCCGCCAACGTAGGCACCATTACCCATCGCGATATAGCGCTTTTTTCCCCACACTCCCGAGGCTGCCACATAGGAATCGGCGGCGCCAATCATTGGCAGGCAGGAATGAAGGTTGTAGCTCCCCACCTCGCAGCGGGCGAAGTAATCCGCATCGGCTCGAGCGCTTTCTGGCAGCAGCAGACCGATGGCAAGCGCAAGCGCACAGACGCCGCCCACGCTTGTGGCCGATGCCGACGAGGCCATGCGGCGGCGCGCGGTCAATTCACTGCCGACCACCCAGCACTGCTTGGCGTGACTCCAGATACGACGATAGACGTGATTCATGCGTTCTCCTTAACAGGACAAGGGAAATGAAGCCCCGCACGTGGGCGGGGCAATGAAGGTCAGGCGCTCGGCGCCAGGGTCGTTACGTGATCGCGATAGCCGTCACTTGACAGGCGGTATTGCAGTTGCAGGGTGCTGCCGGGCTGGAGCTGGACCGGCAGGGTCAGCGCGGCGTCGGGATAGAGGCTCGTCGACAACTCAAGCGGTGTGCACACGCCACGGGCATTGCACTCGGACGCACCGGTAATGCCGACACGCAGCGTGCCGGTATTGCGCAGGGTGTCGCCCTGCAATCGCAGATCCACGCTGCCCTTGGCGGGCACCACGTTCACCAGCGCGCCCCAGACCAGGCTGACGCCTACATTGGCCTGTGCAGCCTGCTCGTCTTCCTCAAGAGGCGTTTCATCCGGGCCTCTCACACCTTCGAAGTAGATGCGGTACGCCGCCTCCTTTTCGACGGTCTGCAGCGGAATCACCCGGATCAGGCGATTGCCACCCCCGCTGAGTGCGAACTTGCCCGGCGTGATGGCAATCGCCGCATCGGCGGCGTCCACTTCAATTTCTTCCTCACCCACCTGCGCCGGGTTGTTGATACGCAGCAGACGCGCCTGCACGTACTGCGGCTGGGTGGATTGCGAATACACGCGGATCTGCGTGCCGTGCTTGGCATCCACCGCTGCACGCATTGGATGGATGGACAGATTGGCCTGCGCTGGCGGGGCCAGCAGTGCGCTCAGCGGCAGCAGACAGAACAGCAGCTTCTTCATGATGGGCCTCCGTGGGGATCAGGGTTTGGCGGTCGGCACGCGCAGCTCTACCGTCAGCTCGCCTTCGTAAAGACCGGGGCGCTGGCTGGCGATGGGTGTAGGGGGCGTTTCCAGCGTCAGCGGCGTGGGCACGCAGTACACGGGTTGACTGATGCCCGGCAGCATCACCAGCCGCAGCTGTGCGCTGTCGATGCCGCGCAGCAGTTGTTCCTCGCCGTGCTTCATGGCCAGCAGGTTTCCGCCGTATTTCAGGCCAACCTGGTAGTCCAGACGCTGGGTGTCATCGCTGCCACCATCGCGATGCCAGACCGCGAAGTCCCGCCCGGGAGGTGGGCGTGGTCCACTGTCGCGCACGGTCACACCCAGGAATTCGCTCTGTGAACCCACGCCGTCGTAGAGGCACATGTCCACTTCCTTGCGCCCGGCGACGACCTTGCGGATGGGGTCGTAGCGCAGGTCCATGTTGACCAGGGGGGCAACGCCGTCGAAGCCTGGGAAGTAGATCGAGATCGCGTCGTAGTCGGTGACGGTGAAATCGAAGTTGAAGGTGGCCGTGGCGACCGGTGGTGCGGCGGGATCAGCTTTGATGTTCAGGCGCATCGTGGCCTTCCAATTGCCGGCGACGAGCTTGGAGAGTTCGCCAGAGGGAAGCTCAAGATTGGCACCGGTACCAGCTGGCTCACTCGAATCGCACTTGAACCAGTAGGACGCATTCAGACGTCTTCTGGACAGGTCCCAGTAATCAGTGAAGCAGACCCAATCCGACATGACTCTCTGCAGATACCCCTGCGCCTGAAGTTCAATACGCAATCCCGTTCTCTGATCTACGAACAGCAGCGCAACGTTACTTACGCCAACTGACGCTTCCGGCTCACCATCTACGGCGCATTTCCCAAATTCACTATCAGAAGCAGACCCACAAACCACATGGATCTGCCCATACTTCATCGCCAGATCGTGACTGAATCCCAGCACCGTCCGCGGCGCCCACAGCTCCACATCGCCCGGCACCGCCGAGCGGTCCCAGCTCATCACGATGTCCCTGCTCTGATCCGTCGGATGCGTCTCCGGCGGCCACTGCGCCCACGCCCGTGGCATCACCAGCATCAGCGCACACACCAGCATCAACACACACATCCAACGCCGGTTCATGGCGTACCTCCTGCGGCAGCGGTCTGGGGCGTGGCGGCAATCAACGCGCGTTCCTGCAGCAGGCGGGTCACGCGCGCCTGCTGGCGATTTTCTGCTGGCAGCTGGGCCACGGCCAGCGGCTCGCAGTGCACGGCGCCGACCAGCAACACCACCTGCCGGCGCTCGCGCACCTGCAGCGGGCAGTGCAGCAGGCGGTCGTCCTGCAGCAGGTACAGCGTTGTTTCGCGACGTGGGAAATCGGCAACGAAGCTGCCGTTGGCGCTGGTGCCCGGCACCGGCGCATTGAGGATGCGGGCGCCACCCAGCGGCGCACCGGCAAGATCCTTGGCACTGCCGATGAACGTGTAGGTCACTTCGATCGGCACGGGGATGCGCATCAGCTTGCCGGGGGTGAGGAACATCGGCCGCGCACCGCCCACGCCGCGCACGCGGATGGCGGCGATGCTGTCCAGCGTGCTGGCGTCCTGCACTTCAGCACGATGCGACTGGTACGACGGCAATGGCAGCAGGCGGCGCTCGCCGATCTGCAGCCGCTGCCGGCGCAGGCCGCCCACCTGCAGTTCGGCGGCTACGCCACGCAGGTCGATGTCGTCAGAGCCGTCCACCTGTACGGCCAGGCCGGCGTCGGCGCCGTTGGCACCGCTCCAGTAGAAACCCCGGCGGCCAAGTGCGAAACCGGAGCTGTGGGCGCCGCTGTAACCTGGCTCACTGCGGCCGCGCTGCTGGTAGCGCGCGATGGCGGCACTGGTGTTGCCAATGCCATTCTGCAGCTGGCCACTCAGCGATGCGCTGTAGCGATCGTTGTTGTTGGCGCGCAGTTCGGCGTTCAGCTCCCGATAGTGCGTATCCCGTTCCTGGCGCAGGCTCTGGCCCACGCTGTAGTCGATGGCCGGGCGCTGATGCTGCGGCTGGCGCACGTCCACCGCATAGCGGCGCTGGCCGCTGCTGGCATGGCTGCGCTGCAGGCGGGTCAGGCTGAGGTTGAAGTAGATGCCACGGTCACGCTCGTTGCTGCCGCGCACGCTGTCGGTGCTGTGCTGCTGCCACAGGCCCACGCGCGTGGACACGCTGAAGTCCTGCCAGCGATGGCTGCGGCTGAAGCTGGCCTGCCAGGTGCGGCTGAGCACGGGCTCGCGGCGCGGTTCCAGCGGGCCGGGCGGCAGCAGCGGATCGAGCCCGAAGAACGGGTCCTGGTCGAATCCAGGCCGATGCCAGCCGGCGCGCCAGGTCTGGCGCCGGGTGTAGCCCAGGTAGGCGCTGCCACCCGCTACGGGCGTCGACATCGAGCCGCTGAGCGAATTTGTGCAGCCCAGCTGGTCGCGCGCGTCGGCCTCGAACTGACAGGCCTTGCCGCGCATGCGCTGCTGGTAGAGATTCCACGACGCCTTGCGCCGGTACGACAGCTGGTGCTGCTGGCCATGGCTGCCGTCGCTGCCCCGCATGCCGCTGAAGGTGGCGCGCATTTCCTGGGTGGCCAGCACGCGGCGCAGGTCCAGGCGCAGCTCGCCGTAGCTGTGGCCACCCAGGTTAGCGGCACCGGCGGTAAGGGCGGCGTCACGACCCAGCGGCACGCGCACACCCGCCACCGCAACCGACTCACCATCGAAACGATCGCTGCGTCGCTCGTTGCGGCGGCCGCCCTGCACGAACCACTGCCACTGGCTGTTGCTCCAGTCACCGCCCTTGTCGAAGGGCGCTTCCTCGGTGCGCACCAGCACGCCGTCTTCGTAGATGCGCATGCGTACCAGGTAGTTGCCGAACGGGAAATTGCGGGTGTCGATCTGG includes the following:
- a CDS encoding pilus assembly protein — its product is MKKLLFCLLPLSALLAPPAQANLSIHPMRAAVDAKHGTQIRVYSQSTQPQYVQARLLRINNPAQVGEEEIEVDAADAAIAITPGKFALSGGGNRLIRVIPLQTVEKEAAYRIYFEGVRGPDETPLEEDEQAAQANVGVSLVWGALVNVVPAKGSVDLRLQGDTLRNTGTLRVGITGASECNARGVCTPLELSTSLYPDAALTLPVQLQPGSTLQLQYRLSSDGYRDHVTTLAPSA
- a CDS encoding CfaE/CblD family pilus tip adhesin, giving the protein MNRRWMCVLMLVCALMLVMPRAWAQWPPETHPTDQSRDIVMSWDRSAVPGDVELWAPRTVLGFSHDLAMKYGQIHVVCGSASDSEFGKCAVDGEPEASVGVSNVALLFVDQRTGLRIELQAQGYLQRVMSDWVCFTDYWDLSRRRLNASYWFKCDSSEPAGTGANLELPSGELSKLVAGNWKATMRLNIKADPAAPPVATATFNFDFTVTDYDAISIYFPGFDGVAPLVNMDLRYDPIRKVVAGRKEVDMCLYDGVGSQSEFLGVTVRDSGPRPPPGRDFAVWHRDGGSDDTQRLDYQVGLKYGGNLLAMKHGEEQLLRGIDSAQLRLVMLPGISQPVYCVPTPLTLETPPTPIASQRPGLYEGELTVELRVPTAKP
- a CDS encoding TcfC E-set like domain-containing protein, with the translated sequence MTPHAPAVTRLAVALALAMVAPLVAARGVPAGFEDLVDGQTEQLDIQLFGRSAGLSPVRVTLEHVQLEDPARVLQVLDLPAEAQAALLPALSQPLPRNSHLACRFGGATAGCGYLDPPEDPAAVRALYDEGEGAVRLFVARQWIPGEPAAERYHKVTANAENAFLHQQTLNVSGGRDYQTLSARGVGTLGLFDRGHLSAEWYYTQQRYRSRSDDDFQFDNVYYRHDLGPAHYLQAGRMDRRNLSSPQGGTFSFSMLPLDRFQGARVGTTQAYVDTDAAVQASPLTVLLARDARVDVFDGERLLQTFYLQAGINQIDTRNFPFGNYLVRMRIYEDGVLVRTEEAPFDKGGDWSNSQWQWFVQGGRRNERRSDRFDGESVAVAGVRVPLGRDAALTAGAANLGGHSYGELRLDLRRVLATQEMRATFSGMRGSDGSHGQQHQLSYRRKASWNLYQQRMRGKACQFEADARDQLGCTNSLSGSMSTPVAGGSAYLGYTRRQTWRAGWHRPGFDQDPFFGLDPLLPPGPLEPRREPVLSRTWQASFSRSHRWQDFSVSTRVGLWQQHSTDSVRGSNERDRGIYFNLSLTRLQRSHASSGQRRYAVDVRQPQHQRPAIDYSVGQSLRQERDTHYRELNAELRANNNDRYSASLSGQLQNGIGNTSAAIARYQQRGRSEPGYSGAHSSGFALGRRGFYWSGANGADAGLAVQVDGSDDIDLRGVAAELQVGGLRRQRLQIGERRLLPLPSYQSHRAEVQDASTLDSIAAIRVRGVGGARPMFLTPGKLMRIPVPIEVTYTFIGSAKDLAGAPLGGARILNAPVPGTSANGSFVADFPRRETTLYLLQDDRLLHCPLQVRERRQVVLLVGAVHCEPLAVAQLPAENRQQARVTRLLQERALIAATPQTAAAGGTP